A genomic window from Montipora capricornis isolate CH-2021 unplaced genomic scaffold, ASM3666992v2 scaffold_472, whole genome shotgun sequence includes:
- the LOC138036236 gene encoding uncharacterized protein, producing MAFLEKEHQEFQVFERLSRRLGGLVLEKEQKEAITLLLQGKDVFAVLPTGFGKSLIYQSFVLIKQMEDKSTSNSGGDRPSCLVIVPLRSIVEEQINSNDFNLTVKGFEKTADVLNEMKNNKFQVIYASAEQALSKDFLQLLRDESTALKRQLSLIVVDESHTVETLGKSKKAGKKVLEPFRKDFGSLSSLRSFCPGVPLLAITGTATTKMRSSIRQQLAMGTDAVTINISPNRANIRFAAIKTAKDDQLSYLGWMVDLIREQNLSTPKTIIFCGTMHDVAKVFGFLLAKLGNAAYVPGKPSIPENRLIGIFHSLTWPKYKVRVSKSFRENEGHVRVVVATSALSMGVNFPDVQYVIHMGPARTVVDHIQEAGRAGRNGTNAHNIIYFHGNQLSHCLQSIKEFARCETCLRRALFQDFEEVP from the exons ATGGCTTTTCTAGAGAAAGAACATCAAGAGTTTCAAGTTTTCGAaaggctatctaggcgacttgGTGGATTAGTCCTAGAAAAAGAACAGAAAGAAGCGATCACGCTTTTGctgcaaggcaaggatgtatTCGCTGTTCTTCCTACGGGATTTGGGAAGAGCCTGATCTACCAAAGCTTTGTACTTATCAAGCAAATGGAAGATAAAAGCACTTCGAATTCTGGAGGAGACCGGCCATCGTGTTTGGTTATTGTACCTTTACGAAGTATTGTAGAGGAACAGATAAATTCTAATGATTTTAATTTGACcgttaagggttttgagaaaacTGCAGATGTTTTaaatgagatgaagaacaacaaatttCAAGTCATTTATGCTTCCGCTGAGCAAGCTTTGTCGAAAGACTTCTTACAGTTGTTGCGGGATGAATCCACGGCGCTCAAAAGACAACTGTCGTtgatagttgtcgacgaaagtcACACCGTTGAAACTTT GGGAAAGAGTAAGAAGGCAGGGAAGAAAGTTTTGGAGCCATTTCGCAAAGATTTTGGGTCTCTGTCATCTCTACGTTCCTTTTGTCCAG GTGTTCCCTTGCTGGCAATTACTggaacagcaacaacaaaaatgagaTCCAGCATACGACAACAACTTGCAATGGGAACAGATGCAGTGACAATAAATATCAGCCCTAACAGAGCCAACATACGTTTTGCAGCAATCAAAACAGCAAAGGATGACCAGCTGAGTTACCTTGGTTGGATGGTGGACTTGATTAGGGAGCAAAACCTCAGCACTCCGAAGACTATTATTTTTTGTGGTACTATGCATGATGTTGCTAAAGTTTTTGGTTTCCTGTTAGCCAAGCTGGGAAATGCTGCATATGTACCTGGAAAGCCATCTATTCCTGAGAACAGGCTAATTGGAATTTTTCATTCACTAACCTGGCCAAAATACAAGGTAAGAGTGTCAAAGTCATTCAGAGAAAATGAGGGACATGTTCGTGTTGTAGTTGCCACGTCTGCTTTGAGCATGGGAGTGAACTTCCCAGATGTGCAGTATGTTATTCACATGGGTCCAGCAAGAACTGTTGTTGACCACATACAAGAAGCTGGACGTGCCGGAAGAAATGGAACCAATGCACACAATATTATATACTTTCATGGAAACCAGCTGTCGCATTGTCTACAGTCTATCAAGGAATTTGCAAGATGTGAGACTTGCCTTAGAAGGGCCCTGTTTCAGGATTTTGAGGAAGTTCCCTGA